One window of Ktedonobacterales bacterium genomic DNA carries:
- a CDS encoding GNAT family N-acetyltransferase — protein sequence MGRASGASKRQKPQASLTDTAQGDAPERVTGWRAASAVRWRLGAGQHIIFVSEWSRDADRNVRGAVQQEESSADDQSAEQEEPADQEDRAEEARAEEPTPAEDLLPPVEMLRSVADRWTTVTGADESERPALLSFRAPGVVAPAELARWLPGATTRLYTLGGLVAPLSDTALSRQPLARYSVVRAPNMSFWPHLRALIVQQEREAPGMGLWGDLERDLALLEQELAWWNASPLGLILNLYEGETLAGHLSLARQYDAAEGCDGWGILALHIAPQARGQRLGTILQRVAATLLVTRKASRRVEPPTDAESAGDPSRTAQIAAIDTRQWPYLFGFVPAHNIPALRGAYAAGRRIIGTYVDVPLEALERAMGP from the coding sequence GTGGGGAGAGCTTCCGGCGCATCAAAACGACAGAAACCACAAGCATCGCTAACTGATACTGCCCAGGGCGATGCCCCTGAACGCGTCACTGGCTGGCGCGCCGCCAGCGCAGTTCGCTGGCGGCTTGGCGCCGGGCAGCACATTATTTTTGTATCTGAATGGTCCAGAGACGCGGATCGGAATGTCCGAGGCGCTGTCCAGCAGGAAGAGAGCAGCGCGGACGACCAGAGCGCGGAGCAGGAAGAACCCGCTGACCAGGAGGACCGCGCCGAAGAAGCGCGAGCGGAAGAGCCAACGCCAGCGGAGGATTTGCTGCCTCCAGTGGAGATGCTCAGGAGTGTAGCAGATCGCTGGACCACAGTAACTGGCGCTGATGAAAGTGAGCGACCGGCGCTGCTCTCCTTTCGCGCGCCTGGAGTGGTAGCGCCTGCGGAGCTAGCGCGCTGGCTTCCTGGCGCGACGACGCGCCTGTATACGCTGGGAGGACTGGTAGCGCCGCTGTCAGATACGGCTTTGAGCAGGCAGCCCCTGGCACGCTACAGCGTGGTGCGCGCGCCAAATATGAGCTTCTGGCCGCACCTGCGCGCGTTAATTGTGCAACAAGAGCGTGAGGCTCCGGGAATGGGGCTGTGGGGAGACCTGGAGCGCGATCTGGCGCTGCTGGAACAAGAGCTTGCCTGGTGGAATGCCAGCCCGCTGGGGTTGATTCTGAATCTGTACGAGGGCGAGACGCTGGCCGGGCATCTCTCGCTGGCCCGTCAGTATGATGCGGCTGAGGGCTGCGATGGCTGGGGCATCCTCGCTTTGCATATTGCCCCCCAGGCGCGCGGCCAACGCCTGGGAACGATTCTTCAGCGAGTCGCGGCAACGCTGCTGGTCACACGCAAGGCGTCACGCCGCGTCGAGCCGCCGACTGACGCCGAATCGGCAGGCGATCCCTCCAGGACGGCGCAGATTGCCGCCATAGATACACGCCAGTGGCCCTATCTGTTTGGCTTTGTGCCTGCGCATAATATTCCGGCGCTGCGCGGAGCCTATGCGGCTGGCCGCCGCATTATCGGCACGTATGTAGATGTGCCGCTCGAAGCGCTGGAGCGGGCGATGGGTCCGTAG
- a CDS encoding HEAT repeat domain-containing protein, with protein sequence MNGHRGSNPKQRLQPENQAEVENWALGEIQRQQAQAERNTNQKSHAARNLPAILAEQEAQPPATATPQTIKVKRPPVRRALTHAMRNVADRRIGAVSRVASQLSNRIQPFNTDVRMLKERLRSVDERVAADAARRLAEIAITYGSEEALLPLLEKAATATPVFVGFRGNTNEEIYRDMSEPIRRVATEALRRIDARCAQVLLDFVGGKLAWMTGLGGPFDQVLAAVEKAMVRFGADALPVVVPALQRQQTAVSAARVLVKLDDMEAARALVDALCSRDDFVVTAVTRSLIGARNTSLLDALVRALQQGSVRMRQAAADALGWMADRRSVEVLVAALGDEDWKVCANAVIALGRLNDRRAVTPLVALIAGSNAAMRLVAAGILGRLGDRRATAPLVGLLDDADIVVRAAGAEALGALGDPRAANPLARALEREWEDRARMAMMVALVQLRDSRALEPLLQVLERKRGTLEQRPKSAELLGELGDPRAIWPLATVLVDSEPQVRRAAAVSLEQLDLAQAPLVPEERKRRKLGRYLRAARHNEDGDRQVTMIAKILLNQLTTTQGPNANRRDDDDDDEDEDLD encoded by the coding sequence ATGAATGGTCATCGGGGGTCGAACCCCAAACAGCGGCTACAGCCAGAAAACCAGGCCGAGGTAGAAAACTGGGCGCTGGGAGAAATCCAGCGGCAGCAAGCGCAAGCGGAGCGGAACACGAATCAGAAATCGCATGCCGCCCGCAACCTGCCCGCCATCCTGGCGGAACAGGAAGCGCAGCCCCCGGCGACGGCTACCCCCCAGACGATCAAGGTGAAACGCCCTCCAGTCAGGCGCGCGCTGACCCATGCCATGCGCAACGTCGCCGATAGGCGTATCGGCGCGGTAAGCCGCGTGGCAAGCCAACTCAGCAATCGCATTCAGCCGTTTAACACCGATGTGCGCATGCTGAAAGAGCGTCTGCGCTCAGTTGATGAGCGGGTCGCTGCCGATGCCGCCCGCAGGCTCGCAGAGATCGCCATCACCTATGGCTCCGAAGAGGCGCTGCTGCCCCTGCTGGAGAAGGCCGCCACAGCCACCCCGGTCTTTGTGGGCTTTCGGGGGAACACCAACGAAGAAATCTACCGCGATATGAGCGAGCCGATTCGTAGGGTAGCGACCGAGGCGCTGCGCCGCATTGACGCGCGCTGCGCTCAGGTCTTGCTTGACTTCGTTGGTGGCAAACTGGCCTGGATGACCGGCCTGGGCGGCCCATTCGATCAAGTGCTGGCGGCAGTCGAGAAAGCGATGGTGCGTTTCGGGGCCGACGCGCTGCCCGTCGTCGTTCCAGCCCTCCAGCGCCAACAAACGGCAGTCTCAGCGGCGCGTGTGCTGGTGAAATTAGATGATATGGAAGCAGCCCGCGCGCTGGTAGACGCTCTATGCAGCCGGGATGATTTTGTCGTCACCGCCGTAACCCGTTCCCTCATTGGCGCGCGCAACACTTCCCTGTTAGATGCGCTGGTACGCGCGCTCCAGCAGGGCAGCGTGCGCATGCGCCAGGCCGCCGCCGATGCCCTGGGCTGGATGGCTGATCGCCGCTCAGTGGAGGTGCTGGTGGCCGCGCTGGGTGATGAAGACTGGAAGGTCTGCGCCAACGCCGTCATCGCGCTGGGGCGGCTGAATGATCGCCGAGCGGTGACGCCGCTGGTGGCGCTGATCGCCGGAAGCAATGCGGCCATGCGGTTAGTGGCGGCGGGCATCCTGGGACGCCTGGGTGATCGTCGCGCCACCGCTCCGCTGGTGGGACTGCTCGATGACGCCGATATTGTGGTGCGCGCCGCCGGAGCCGAAGCCCTTGGCGCGCTTGGCGATCCACGAGCGGCGAACCCATTGGCGCGCGCCCTGGAGCGCGAATGGGAAGATCGCGCGCGCATGGCAATGATGGTGGCCCTGGTACAGTTGAGAGATAGCCGCGCGCTGGAGCCATTGTTACAGGTGCTTGAGCGCAAACGCGGCACCCTGGAGCAGCGACCCAAATCAGCCGAACTGCTGGGCGAACTGGGCGACCCGCGCGCCATCTGGCCGCTGGCGACGGTTCTGGTGGATAGTGAGCCACAGGTCCGGCGCGCGGCTGCCGTGTCTCTGGAGCAGCTTGATCTGGCCCAGGCTCCGCTGGTCCCTGAAGAGCGCAAGCGCCGCAAGCTGGGGCGCTACCTCCGAGCGGCCCGCCACAACGAGGATGGCGATCGCCAGGTGACGATGATCGCCAAAATCTTGCTGAACCAACTGACGACAACGCAAGGCCCCAATGCCAACCGGCGTGATGATGATGATGACGACGAGGACGAAGACCTGGATTAG
- the dnaA gene encoding chromosomal replication initiator protein DnaA produces MNAKQIWQSTLERIQPKISQATFNTWFTGTSAVSLKGHLLTVRVRTTFNRAHLENRFHDLICSVLSDLIGPDAEVCFEVGQAEERTETAANGVSHHAQTEALRTTVQEEPLEVASVPEAPRPQRQPALMTVAAARRERVEAAQEGRRLPRRALPYAGPELLPIADAPVATPLLARITPASGEGDGEALPPTWPEPRSREEQVVTTTVVESVRPSAASSPAEEPGTGKQPDEAQAALVPWTALLPARGSGPAEGASGQPNGGEGLLNPRYTFSTFIVGKSNQLAHAASQAVADVPGKSYNPLVIYGGVGLGKTHLLHAIGHCGLAAGLNVLYTTSDRFTNEIINAIRFHTTEEFRAKYRQIDILLVDDIQFIAGKESTEEEFFHTFNTLHNANKQIVLTSDRPPKAMVTLQDRLRSRFEWGLLADVQPPEYEHRLAILRSKTEFFSGPDGLQLEIPDSVIEYIANPECANVRELEGMLNRVGAYAKLQKAPVTVELAAEALQRLYIDNKGRALEPTQVLEVVARHYNVTMEALRGKQRDREITWPRQVAMFMMREETKATSLLIAAELGGRDHSTVIYGANRVAAAIKNNDRVRKELAILREELRILASQQETFDAAPSG; encoded by the coding sequence ATGAACGCGAAACAGATCTGGCAATCAACGCTGGAGCGCATCCAACCAAAAATTAGCCAGGCCACTTTTAACACCTGGTTTACTGGTACCAGCGCCGTCTCTCTGAAGGGCCATTTGCTCACGGTTCGGGTCAGGACGACCTTTAACCGCGCTCACTTGGAGAATCGCTTCCATGATCTGATCTGTAGCGTTCTAAGCGATCTTATTGGCCCGGATGCCGAGGTCTGCTTTGAAGTCGGGCAAGCCGAAGAGCGGACTGAAACGGCGGCCAATGGCGTCTCGCACCACGCTCAAACGGAGGCTTTGCGGACGACAGTGCAGGAGGAACCTCTGGAAGTCGCCTCGGTGCCGGAGGCGCCGCGACCCCAGCGGCAGCCCGCGTTGATGACAGTAGCCGCTGCCCGCCGGGAGCGGGTGGAGGCGGCGCAAGAGGGCAGACGCTTACCCAGGCGCGCGCTGCCCTATGCTGGCCCTGAATTGTTGCCAATCGCTGACGCTCCCGTCGCCACTCCATTGCTGGCCCGCATCACCCCCGCTTCAGGCGAGGGAGATGGCGAGGCTCTTCCTCCTACCTGGCCGGAGCCGCGCTCCAGGGAAGAGCAGGTCGTGACAACGACAGTGGTGGAAAGCGTCAGGCCGTCGGCAGCCTCTTCTCCAGCAGAGGAACCGGGGACAGGAAAGCAGCCTGATGAGGCGCAAGCAGCCCTGGTTCCCTGGACAGCACTGCTTCCTGCGCGTGGGTCTGGCCCTGCTGAGGGCGCCAGCGGGCAGCCGAATGGCGGCGAAGGGCTGTTAAATCCCCGCTATACCTTCAGCACCTTTATCGTCGGCAAATCCAATCAACTTGCGCATGCCGCTTCGCAGGCGGTGGCTGATGTGCCGGGGAAGTCGTATAATCCGCTGGTTATCTATGGCGGCGTGGGCTTAGGCAAGACCCACCTGCTGCACGCCATCGGCCACTGTGGCCTTGCTGCTGGCCTTAATGTCCTCTATACAACATCGGATCGCTTTACCAACGAGATTATTAACGCCATCCGCTTTCATACGACCGAGGAGTTTCGCGCCAAATATCGGCAGATCGATATTCTGCTGGTGGATGATATTCAGTTTATTGCCGGCAAAGAATCAACCGAAGAAGAGTTTTTCCATACCTTTAACACGCTGCATAACGCCAATAAGCAGATTGTGCTGACGAGTGATCGTCCCCCCAAGGCGATGGTGACGTTGCAAGACCGCCTGCGCTCTCGCTTTGAGTGGGGGCTGCTGGCCGATGTTCAGCCGCCGGAATATGAGCATCGCCTGGCGATCCTGCGCTCCAAGACGGAATTTTTCTCCGGGCCAGATGGGCTGCAACTGGAGATTCCCGATTCAGTGATCGAGTATATCGCTAATCCTGAATGCGCCAACGTGCGCGAACTGGAAGGCATGTTGAACCGCGTCGGCGCCTATGCCAAGCTGCAAAAAGCGCCGGTCACAGTCGAATTGGCGGCGGAGGCGTTGCAACGGCTCTATATTGATAATAAGGGCCGCGCACTGGAGCCAACGCAGGTGCTGGAGGTCGTGGCCCGCCACTATAATGTGACGATGGAGGCGCTGCGCGGCAAGCAGCGAGACCGCGAGATTACCTGGCCGCGCCAGGTAGCCATGTTCATGATGCGCGAAGAGACCAAGGCCACCAGCCTCCTGATCGCGGCGGAGCTTGGGGGACGCGATCACTCCACTGTTATCTACGGCGCAAATCGAGTCGCTGCGGCCATCAAAAACAATGATCGCGTCCGTAAAGAGCTGGCGATTCTGCGTGAAGAACTGCGCATCCTCGCCAGCCAGCAGGAGACATTCGACGCAGCCCCTTCTGGCTAA
- the rpsU gene encoding 30S ribosomal protein S21 — protein sequence MSEVKIGENESFEAALKRFNRKIQQDGILAEARRREHYEKPSVKRKKKEAAKKRKARKA from the coding sequence GTGTCGGAAGTCAAAATTGGCGAGAACGAGTCATTCGAGGCTGCCCTGAAGCGATTTAATCGCAAGATTCAGCAGGACGGCATTCTGGCTGAGGCCCGCCGCCGCGAACACTACGAAAAGCCAAGCGTCAAACGCAAAAAGAAGGAAGCCGCGAAAAAGCGTAAGGCCCGTAAAGCCTGA
- a CDS encoding HDIG domain-containing metalloprotein has protein sequence MAENTVQFPRRPRHHRRLALWFWRRRLFWPILFFWPLATGTLAAVLLAPFLGPPTNLFWAFGQGPVSPGAGTLSFGAGIANLGILLLVGGLMLGLSLYLASWAQAVATRPRSLLLVLAVLLLTVLAARVTLPAWSGWAYAFPLAASSMIIASLLDAQLGLVMGLILAFLVGAVVGDSLALSLIYAAGATIGALGMRRVNRLARFGVVGLAVGLSSLPLIGAFTFMSSAQQPDIGNLITLCLVGLVGGELSAVMALSLYSFFGSLFGITTILQLFDSSRPNHPLLHRLLLEAPGTYHHSIVMGAMAERAAQDIGADSLLARVGGFYHDVGKIVHPQVFIENQFSGRNVHDQLTPLSSAKVIRAHVSQGLRMANKHHLPARVRDCIAEHHGTSRIEYFYDKAKRQAIERGLEPPDETTFRYRGPKPQSKETAILMLADGVEPLVRSGQAGQTPEEMDAAIQQLFQDRLADGQLAESGLTINELDAIRQAFLNILRGIFHQRIPYPELHAEAEAEPDDKADDEPAFPKGQIKQVS, from the coding sequence ATGGCCGAGAACACTGTACAATTTCCTAGACGCCCAAGACATCACCGCCGCCTGGCGCTCTGGTTCTGGCGGCGCAGGCTTTTCTGGCCGATATTGTTCTTCTGGCCCCTGGCGACAGGAACTCTGGCAGCGGTCTTGCTAGCCCCATTTTTGGGACCGCCCACCAACCTCTTCTGGGCCTTTGGGCAGGGACCAGTAAGCCCCGGCGCCGGAACGCTTAGTTTCGGCGCCGGAATAGCCAATTTGGGTATCCTGCTTCTGGTTGGCGGGCTGATGCTGGGCCTCTCTCTCTATCTGGCCTCCTGGGCGCAAGCGGTGGCAACTCGCCCACGCTCTCTGCTCCTGGTGCTGGCCGTCTTGCTGTTGACTGTGCTGGCCGCCAGAGTCACGCTCCCGGCCTGGTCAGGCTGGGCCTATGCCTTTCCACTGGCCGCCTCGTCAATGATTATCGCTTCATTGCTTGATGCGCAGCTTGGCCTGGTGATGGGCCTCATCCTGGCTTTCCTGGTGGGCGCGGTGGTCGGAGACTCCCTCGCGCTCAGCCTGATCTACGCTGCGGGCGCGACCATCGGCGCCCTTGGTATGCGTCGGGTCAACCGGCTGGCGCGCTTCGGCGTAGTTGGCCTGGCGGTAGGACTTAGCTCGCTGCCGCTGATCGGCGCCTTCACCTTCATGTCCAGCGCCCAACAGCCTGACATCGGCAACCTCATCACCCTTTGCCTGGTAGGGCTGGTCGGCGGCGAGCTTTCAGCCGTCATGGCGCTCTCACTGTACAGCTTCTTTGGCTCGCTCTTCGGCATTACCACCATCTTGCAGCTTTTTGATAGCAGCCGCCCCAATCATCCGCTGCTGCATCGGCTCTTGCTGGAGGCGCCAGGCACGTATCATCACAGCATCGTCATGGGCGCAATGGCTGAGCGCGCCGCCCAGGATATTGGCGCAGATTCCCTGCTGGCGCGCGTCGGTGGGTTCTACCACGATGTCGGCAAGATCGTTCATCCGCAGGTCTTTATTGAAAACCAGTTTAGCGGGCGCAATGTCCATGACCAGTTGACCCCCTTGAGCAGCGCCAAAGTGATTCGCGCACATGTAAGCCAGGGTCTGCGCATGGCAAACAAACACCACCTGCCAGCGCGGGTGCGCGATTGCATCGCCGAACATCACGGCACATCGCGCATAGAGTATTTCTATGACAAGGCGAAACGCCAGGCTATAGAAAGAGGTCTGGAGCCGCCTGATGAGACGACTTTTCGCTATAGAGGCCCAAAACCACAAAGCAAAGAAACCGCGATCTTGATGCTGGCCGATGGAGTCGAGCCTCTGGTGCGCTCCGGTCAGGCAGGCCAGACACCAGAAGAAATGGATGCCGCTATCCAGCAGCTTTTCCAGGATCGCCTTGCCGACGGGCAACTTGCCGAATCTGGCCTAACGATCAACGAACTTGACGCGATCCGCCAGGCGTTTTTGAACATCTTGCGTGGCATATTCCATCAGCGTATTCCGTATCCCGAACTGCACGCCGAGGCGGAGGCAGAGCCAGACGACAAAGCTGACGATGAACCTGCCTTTCCCAAGGGGCAGATCAAGCAGGTGAGCTAA
- the ybeY gene encoding rRNA maturation RNase YbeY — protein sequence MFDADEAGFPAQQTEEAEEVGWAELTLFIDDEAGDEARRLNQPLLAHVAHTVLELAGIRRPVELNLLVRGDEGLRELNRVYRGKDTATDVLSFPALDEPLVTAPTDELWQDLSQPEVRFITAPGLPLQLGDVAISYPTAIRQAAEAGHSPLHEFAFLLAHGILHLIGFDDQTEAGYHRMVDLQNATLGQIGIA from the coding sequence ATGTTTGATGCTGATGAGGCGGGGTTCCCGGCCCAACAAACCGAAGAAGCGGAAGAGGTGGGTTGGGCCGAACTAACCCTTTTTATAGATGACGAGGCGGGCGATGAAGCCAGGCGTCTGAACCAACCGCTTCTGGCGCACGTAGCGCATACTGTTTTGGAACTGGCGGGCATCCGGCGACCAGTAGAACTGAACCTATTGGTGCGCGGTGACGAGGGCCTGCGCGAGCTGAACCGCGTCTATCGGGGCAAGGACACGGCAACTGATGTCCTTTCTTTCCCGGCGCTGGATGAGCCTCTGGTCACAGCGCCCACAGACGAACTCTGGCAAGACCTCAGCCAGCCAGAGGTCCGTTTCATCACCGCGCCGGGGCTGCCGCTGCAACTGGGCGATGTCGCAATTTCCTATCCCACCGCCATACGCCAGGCCGCCGAGGCTGGTCATAGTCCCTTGCATGAGTTCGCCTTCTTGCTGGCGCATGGCATCCTACACCTGATCGGCTTTGATGACCAGACCGAGGCTGGTTATCACCGCATGGTTGACCTTCAGAACGCTACCCTCGGCCAGATAGGAATCGCCTGA
- a CDS encoding diacylglycerol kinase family protein, whose translation MPDKDEPGGIKQAEQAEQRPPPDQQMRPQAQRERTTRQKAPQPSRAAFLRSFVYAFNGLRYAVRTQRNARVHLVIAILAIGMGLWLGISPVEWGLVFVAITGVFIAEMLNTVVEACVDLATQEYHPLAKVAKDVAAGTVLLNAILSIIIGLFVFGPHLFPMIGRLLHH comes from the coding sequence ATGCCAGACAAGGACGAACCGGGCGGGATAAAGCAGGCCGAACAGGCAGAACAGCGACCTCCGCCAGACCAACAGATGCGGCCACAGGCACAGCGCGAAAGGACAACACGGCAGAAAGCGCCACAACCGTCACGCGCCGCGTTTTTGCGCAGCTTTGTGTATGCTTTCAACGGCCTGCGCTATGCTGTGCGCACCCAGCGCAATGCTCGTGTGCATCTGGTCATCGCCATCCTGGCGATTGGGATGGGCCTCTGGCTGGGCATCAGCCCTGTCGAATGGGGGCTGGTCTTTGTAGCGATCACCGGGGTCTTCATTGCCGAGATGCTCAATACCGTCGTCGAGGCATGCGTGGACCTGGCAACCCAGGAATATCATCCACTGGCAAAAGTCGCCAAGGATGTTGCCGCCGGAACGGTCTTGCTCAATGCCATCCTGTCAATCATCATTGGCCTCTTCGTCTTTGGCCCCCACCTCTTCCCGATGATCGGGCGGCTGCTCCATCACTGA
- a CDS encoding zinc ribbon domain-containing protein — protein MEQCIFCQGEIDTARGVCRSCGRAQPTKVGAAVLTAASAPISRCARCGEDVPGGARFCPTCGEPFVNAALPTPPAPATPGAANGVYELIDTFAKPPARDGTASAPASSFTFLPEQHLLQDVSVITDDGTGSSSSTGALSVVVPPLHHQVVTATLKIDPSARTLQQAQAQLELAIQALEQTYPQTAGGLGITIAWGLPYFQRYIPRLGKQSYHFAAWTPYPDYLPIDYRASQAAGKTVHAILDAITFPSDQPPPGYSGIILEANDVAVLLRSDSLAHIQAGMDALFGTKPGQAGWLFQITSIRRGFAGGGFYGKQSLPSQMARSARIPGAEYIPPTAELFMGFTSTQHNALGPGVIANMESLPGLTDQWPYGYFQHGTTMHLSHLFEDLKAWYEGNGPINFSSYADRVRATFRPGLNVPAGTQTVPEGPAQIVNAVALAKDLKTYGVVGHSAAIQPATRLPQDVTDNYDNFYRAGTAIPQRADFNTLDNPFFYSANPQQDRYSNEPSAGLHFVVFVPTSDAFHRGRMAMDGRYPDGTALKLKPRAFGMGFNAVLTTTHRQNFLVPPRAHRSFPLAEYLT, from the coding sequence TTGGAACAGTGTATCTTCTGCCAGGGAGAAATAGACACGGCGCGAGGCGTCTGCCGCTCTTGTGGGCGAGCGCAGCCGACGAAAGTGGGCGCAGCGGTGCTGACAGCAGCAAGCGCGCCGATCAGCCGCTGTGCCAGATGTGGGGAAGACGTGCCAGGAGGCGCTCGCTTCTGTCCCACCTGCGGGGAGCCATTTGTGAACGCTGCCCTTCCCACTCCCCCAGCGCCAGCAACCCCAGGGGCAGCCAACGGCGTCTACGAATTGATCGATACCTTTGCAAAGCCACCCGCGCGTGATGGGACGGCATCGGCGCCCGCATCGTCGTTTACGTTCCTGCCGGAGCAGCACCTGTTGCAGGACGTGTCAGTCATCACCGACGATGGCACAGGGAGCAGCAGCAGCACAGGCGCGCTGTCTGTGGTTGTTCCCCCGCTTCATCATCAGGTCGTGACGGCCACCTTGAAGATCGATCCCAGCGCCAGGACGCTCCAGCAGGCCCAGGCGCAGCTTGAATTAGCCATTCAGGCGCTGGAGCAGACCTACCCGCAGACGGCTGGCGGGCTGGGCATTACCATCGCCTGGGGACTGCCCTACTTTCAGCGATATATTCCACGACTGGGCAAGCAGTCGTACCACTTTGCTGCCTGGACACCCTATCCCGACTACCTGCCCATTGACTATCGCGCTTCTCAGGCAGCCGGGAAGACGGTCCATGCGATTCTCGACGCGATTACCTTCCCCAGCGATCAGCCTCCGCCCGGGTACTCAGGCATTATCCTCGAAGCGAATGATGTGGCCGTACTCTTGCGCAGCGATTCGCTCGCCCACATCCAGGCTGGAATGGATGCCCTTTTCGGAACGAAACCAGGCCAGGCCGGTTGGTTATTCCAGATCACGAGCATTCGTCGGGGCTTCGCCGGTGGCGGATTCTATGGCAAGCAAAGCCTGCCGAGCCAGATGGCCCGCTCGGCCAGAATCCCAGGAGCCGAGTACATCCCCCCCACCGCTGAATTGTTCATGGGGTTCACCTCAACGCAGCACAACGCGCTCGGCCCTGGCGTTATTGCCAACATGGAGAGCCTCCCCGGCCTCACCGACCAATGGCCGTATGGCTACTTCCAGCATGGCACGACCATGCACCTCTCGCACCTGTTCGAAGATCTGAAAGCGTGGTACGAAGGAAACGGCCCTATCAACTTTTCCAGCTACGCAGACCGTGTGCGGGCCACCTTCCGCCCTGGCCTCAATGTGCCAGCAGGCACGCAAACCGTGCCAGAGGGGCCTGCCCAGATTGTGAATGCAGTGGCCCTGGCAAAAGATCTCAAAACCTACGGGGTTGTCGGCCACAGCGCCGCGATCCAGCCTGCCACGCGCTTACCGCAGGATGTGACCGACAACTACGACAATTTCTACCGGGCAGGAACAGCCATCCCCCAGCGGGCTGACTTCAACACCCTGGACAATCCCTTTTTCTACAGCGCCAACCCCCAGCAGGATCGATATTCTAACGAGCCGTCGGCTGGCCTACACTTTGTTGTCTTCGTCCCCACAAGCGACGCTTTCCACCGGGGGCGGATGGCGATGGATGGACGCTATCCAGATGGGACGGCGCTCAAGCTGAAACCGCGAGCGTTCGGCATGGGCTTCAACGCGGTGCTCACCACGACCCACCGGCAGAACTTTCTGGTGCCACCGCGCGCCCATCGCTCCTTCCCACTGGCCGAGTATCTAACCTGA